The following coding sequences lie in one Myxococcus xanthus genomic window:
- a CDS encoding RluA family pseudouridine synthase translates to MVAPDTREHRAPPEARGERVDQYLARAFPDLTRSRIHGLIEAGHVLADGQPAKPARRLRGGELLVLHIPAPVPAVPLAEELPLALLHEDRDLVVVDKAAGMVVHPGAGHASGTLVNALLHRVKDLAGVGGELRPGIVHRLDKDTTGCLVVAKNEQTLVALQKAFKTRAVEKTYLALVHGVPPAEGRIETLYGRHPVHRQRFTGKVKEGKNAITVFRVLEAFDGAALVEVDLLTGRTHQIRVHLAEAGHPLLCDALYGAGRKAKGAASEAQERLGRQALHAWRLSFAHPRSGKVLKLEAPIPADLEAALTLLRATVPAPEAPPATRKQPAPRKAAGGSKRTTGRTR, encoded by the coding sequence GTGGTAGCGCCTGACACGCGAGAGCACCGCGCTCCGCCCGAAGCTCGCGGCGAGCGCGTCGATCAGTACCTCGCGCGCGCGTTCCCGGACCTCACACGCTCTCGCATCCACGGCCTCATCGAGGCCGGGCATGTGCTCGCGGACGGCCAGCCGGCGAAACCGGCCCGGCGTCTGCGCGGCGGTGAGCTGCTCGTCCTCCACATTCCGGCGCCCGTTCCCGCCGTCCCGTTGGCGGAGGAGCTCCCGCTCGCGCTGCTGCACGAGGACCGCGACCTGGTCGTCGTCGACAAGGCGGCGGGCATGGTCGTCCACCCCGGCGCGGGCCATGCCTCTGGCACCCTGGTCAACGCGCTGCTGCACCGGGTGAAGGACCTGGCCGGTGTCGGGGGCGAGCTGCGGCCGGGCATCGTCCACCGGCTCGACAAGGACACCACCGGCTGTCTCGTCGTGGCGAAGAACGAGCAGACGCTGGTGGCGCTCCAGAAGGCCTTCAAGACGCGCGCGGTGGAGAAGACGTACCTGGCGCTGGTGCACGGCGTGCCGCCCGCGGAAGGGCGCATCGAGACGCTCTATGGCCGTCACCCCGTCCACCGCCAGCGCTTCACGGGCAAGGTGAAGGAGGGCAAGAACGCCATCACCGTGTTCCGCGTCCTCGAGGCCTTCGATGGTGCCGCGCTGGTGGAGGTGGACCTGCTCACCGGCCGCACGCACCAGATTCGCGTGCACCTCGCAGAAGCCGGCCACCCCCTGCTGTGCGACGCGCTCTACGGCGCCGGACGCAAGGCGAAGGGCGCCGCGTCGGAAGCCCAGGAGCGGCTGGGGCGGCAGGCGCTCCATGCGTGGCGCCTGTCCTTCGCGCACCCGCGCTCGGGCAAGGTGCTGAAGCTGGAGGCGCCCATTCCCGCGGACCTGGAGGCGGCCCTGACGCTGCTCCGGGCCACCGTCCCCGCGCCGGAAGCCCCGCCTGCCACCCGGAAGCAGCCCGCGCCCCGGAAGGCGGCGGGCGGCTCGAAGCGGACTACAGGCCGGACACGCTGA
- a CDS encoding HD-GYP domain-containing protein, whose translation MADNLKITQSQDENTSEFGREHNEKLQSLARSLVAGMYMLVRSVKMYDPENAVFQKPLHQLQDIINQIIGKEGRLELTGVKESFYLNGMLVKVDLNSIENQRYLLTELRSKDVGGFTLTKPVTVPELKNFIWIFSKEQTTASEEDGLSNRKLLNMRVAKFSKLKEKLNKDLDNPGDQKVDRKKYAMTIYARAVFFLTKYLQSVRAGKPINASKALRLVQDFVDISYEQRTHFLGMTTMRREDDYLVYHQVNVCLMSVVFGAELGLTKPQLRDLGYIALFHDAGMATLSEELSTKRGALTPEEKQTVQRAPLISVRNILMEKGFSRSTLLRVVTTFEHKTDFGTAVRDSRGNIQMIIPKTNLGAYAKIIAICDAYDALTSKRPYRDAYGPEVALMLMWSEMRNKFDPELLAVFMRVMAIQPVKVLSKRQQSLSVSGL comes from the coding sequence ATGGCCGACAACCTGAAAATCACCCAGTCGCAGGACGAGAACACCAGCGAGTTCGGCCGCGAGCACAACGAGAAGCTCCAGAGCCTGGCGCGCTCGTTGGTGGCCGGCATGTACATGCTGGTGCGCTCGGTGAAGATGTATGACCCGGAGAACGCGGTCTTCCAGAAGCCGCTGCACCAGCTTCAGGACATCATCAATCAAATCATCGGCAAGGAAGGCCGCCTGGAGCTCACGGGCGTCAAGGAGTCGTTCTACCTGAACGGCATGCTGGTGAAGGTGGACCTCAACTCCATCGAGAACCAGCGATACCTGCTGACGGAGCTGCGCTCGAAGGACGTGGGCGGATTCACGCTCACCAAGCCCGTCACCGTTCCGGAGCTGAAGAACTTCATCTGGATCTTCAGCAAGGAGCAGACGACCGCGTCCGAAGAGGACGGCCTGTCCAACCGCAAGCTGCTCAACATGCGGGTGGCCAAGTTCTCCAAGCTGAAGGAGAAGCTGAACAAGGACCTGGACAACCCGGGCGACCAGAAGGTGGACCGCAAGAAGTACGCGATGACCATCTACGCGCGCGCCGTGTTCTTCCTCACGAAGTACCTGCAGTCGGTGCGCGCCGGAAAGCCCATCAACGCCTCCAAGGCGCTGCGCCTGGTGCAGGACTTCGTCGACATCTCCTACGAGCAGCGGACACACTTCCTGGGCATGACGACCATGCGGCGCGAGGACGACTACCTCGTGTACCACCAGGTCAACGTGTGCCTCATGAGCGTCGTCTTCGGCGCGGAGCTGGGGCTGACGAAGCCGCAACTGCGTGACCTGGGCTACATCGCCCTCTTCCACGACGCCGGCATGGCCACGCTGTCGGAAGAGCTGTCGACGAAGCGAGGCGCGCTGACGCCCGAGGAGAAGCAGACGGTGCAGCGCGCGCCGCTCATCTCCGTGCGCAACATCCTGATGGAGAAGGGCTTCAGCCGCTCCACGCTGCTGCGCGTGGTGACGACGTTCGAGCACAAGACGGACTTCGGTACCGCCGTGCGCGACTCCCGCGGCAACATCCAGATGATCATCCCGAAGACGAACCTCGGGGCGTACGCGAAAATCATCGCCATCTGCGACGCGTACGACGCCCTCACCTCGAAGCGCCCGTACCGGGATGCCTACGGCCCAGAGGTGGCGCTGATGCTGATGTGGTCGGAGATGCGGAACAAGTTCGACCCGGAGCTGCTGGCCGTCTTCATGCGGGTGATGGCCATCCAGCCCGTGAAGGTGCTGTCCAAGCGCCAGCAGTCGCTCAGCGTGTCCGGCCTGTAG
- a CDS encoding HEAT repeat domain-containing protein yields MAHPPKAIQESSAEPQLSPEAREKVELAKTFAFHLLKGIKQIGMYRHNESRFPEFLGKALESIASYTDKFGPLSMKVEQQNFLLLGESLFSEDTPLPYKFFRDGIRQLIFRPGLTVEELTTFTLIALSEPERGAEDVLAQLWRASMEHVEYVVVEGFSMENASEEEVQVEVDKVVGYLYSRLQTNSDDYLRFARVSAEDLDAKLDGVEQIRGLVVGGRHASDELKAKLQREVSEEENARLFPKLVSAVFQVVEGGVDDASLLEEIFVQLLDMLLLQDDFGTINQIVLKLRALSQREGSEDLAKMLENFLHKMGEEQRLMRVGESLKSTRPKNPADVSRYLQVLDRDSIIPLLSVLESIEVADNRTLLCDALAGFAREVPEPFVARLMSERPQTVRDMVYILEKSNHPDRVKMFGQVLKSPNLVVKLEVLNIIGRGRTGEARRIIMDALTDSISQVRMLAAKLLPEFDRDKGYADLMRLVREPGFDKKTPDERAAVYAAIGSTGTPGALSMMQQMLATKPSLLNKKRVLEDKLLAIHGLGGACSIQGYKLLQAVVEDKNQPLEVLTSARKAMYQTKKALFGDSALSEEA; encoded by the coding sequence ATGGCCCACCCCCCTAAAGCCATCCAAGAATCCAGCGCGGAGCCCCAGCTTTCGCCTGAGGCACGCGAGAAGGTTGAATTGGCGAAGACGTTCGCCTTCCACCTGCTCAAGGGCATCAAGCAGATCGGGATGTATCGCCACAACGAGTCGCGCTTCCCGGAGTTCCTCGGGAAGGCGCTCGAGTCGATTGCCTCCTACACCGACAAGTTCGGTCCCCTGTCGATGAAGGTGGAGCAGCAGAACTTCCTGCTCCTCGGTGAGTCGCTCTTCTCCGAGGACACCCCGCTGCCCTACAAGTTCTTCCGCGACGGCATCCGGCAGCTCATCTTCCGCCCGGGCCTCACGGTGGAGGAGCTGACCACCTTCACGCTCATCGCCCTGTCCGAGCCGGAGCGCGGCGCGGAGGACGTGCTGGCGCAGCTGTGGCGCGCGAGCATGGAGCACGTGGAGTACGTGGTGGTGGAAGGCTTCTCCATGGAGAACGCCAGCGAGGAGGAAGTGCAGGTCGAGGTGGACAAGGTGGTGGGCTACCTCTACTCGCGCCTGCAGACGAACTCGGATGACTACCTGCGCTTCGCGCGCGTGTCCGCGGAGGACCTGGACGCCAAGCTGGACGGCGTGGAGCAGATTCGCGGACTCGTGGTGGGTGGACGGCATGCCTCGGACGAGCTGAAGGCGAAGCTGCAGCGCGAAGTCTCCGAGGAGGAGAACGCCCGGCTGTTTCCCAAGCTGGTGAGCGCCGTGTTCCAGGTGGTGGAAGGCGGCGTGGATGACGCGTCCCTGCTCGAGGAAATCTTCGTGCAGTTGCTGGACATGCTCCTCCTCCAGGACGACTTCGGCACCATCAACCAGATCGTCCTCAAGCTGCGCGCGCTGTCCCAGCGCGAAGGCAGCGAGGACCTGGCGAAGATGTTGGAGAACTTCCTCCACAAGATGGGCGAGGAGCAGCGACTGATGCGGGTGGGCGAGTCGCTCAAGTCGACGCGACCGAAGAACCCCGCGGACGTGTCGCGCTACCTCCAGGTGTTGGACCGGGACTCCATCATCCCCCTGCTGTCGGTGCTGGAGAGCATCGAGGTCGCCGACAACCGCACCCTGCTATGTGACGCCCTCGCGGGTTTCGCGCGCGAGGTGCCCGAGCCCTTCGTCGCGCGGCTGATGTCAGAGCGGCCGCAGACAGTACGCGACATGGTCTACATCCTGGAGAAGAGCAACCACCCGGACCGGGTGAAGATGTTCGGCCAGGTGCTCAAGAGCCCCAACCTGGTGGTGAAGTTGGAGGTGCTCAACATCATCGGCCGCGGCCGCACGGGCGAGGCCCGGCGCATCATCATGGACGCACTCACGGACTCCATCTCCCAGGTGCGCATGCTGGCGGCGAAGCTGCTGCCGGAGTTCGACCGCGACAAGGGCTACGCGGACCTGATGCGCCTGGTGCGGGAGCCCGGCTTCGACAAGAAGACGCCCGACGAGCGCGCCGCGGTGTACGCGGCCATCGGCTCCACGGGCACCCCGGGAGCCCTGTCGATGATGCAGCAGATGCTCGCGACGAAGCCCTCGCTGCTCAACAAGAAGCGCGTGCTGGAGGACAAGCTGCTGGCCATCCACGGCCTGGGCGGCGCGTGCTCCATCCAGGGCTACAAACTGTTGCAGGCGGTGGTGGAGGACAAGAACCAGCCATTGGAGGTCCTCACCTCGGCTCGCAAGGCGATGTACCAGACGAAGAAGGCGCTCTTCGGAGACTCGGCGCTGTCGGAGGAGGCATAG
- a CDS encoding OPT family oligopeptide transporter: MAHGSPPISEDRVPIAQMLATVAHTPYVPPDKSPAEMTIRALVLGSVLGIVFAASSVYLAVKVGLTVSASIPVAVLSIAIFRALGNSSILENTIVQTTGSAGESISFGVAAALPALLLLGYDISLTHAFLTAALGGVLGVLMMIPLRQGLIVQEHGKLPYPEGTASADVLIVGEQGGTNARTVITGFVVGGVYKLAYSGMKLFREVLSTPLQGLKSATLSTEVSPELLGVGYIIGPRVAAITFAGGVLSYLILIPAISFFGSGLETPLLMHNGQLIRDMSPDQIRNAYVLYIGAGAVATGGLISLIRSLPTIIGAFKRSLESLKASRGQGAMPQLLRTEQDLPITVVLGGSALLVLAIWLAPPLEVNFISAILIVIFGFFFVTVSARITGEIGSSSNPISGMVVATLLITCLVYLLMGWTSSEDRFMALTTAAIVGIAASNGGTTAQDLKTAFLVGGTPRRQQMALFVGVLTSAMFIGLVLVTLNRGATVTIPEPHPGVKVTEFSNETRVQHTFPWAVSADTMAARGLDEAALRKAVWAKGYELNTQSGAMELRSWRDVSSQDVGAVTLNVPSGAPIKVADLGAVTDGPERTYKEGYVRGAETPVPAGKYLLDESDTIQYVVDPGIGGRISVYEGQQLTRYAAPKAQLFSLIIDGILTQKLPWDLVLLGVFIALMLELCGVSSLPFAVGVYLPISSSAPLFVGGMVRYFVDRIRGGESDFSPGTLLSSGFIAGGSIAGVLIAFLEIVTDGAGTRALNLPALLGNQGGLGSFLNMVGESEHAHPLWSNLWGLLFFAGLTLFLLRSALKGPSAAVSPPQKEA, translated from the coding sequence TTGGCCCACGGTTCGCCGCCGATCTCCGAGGATCGCGTCCCGATCGCGCAAATGCTCGCGACAGTCGCCCATACCCCGTACGTCCCCCCCGACAAGTCTCCGGCGGAGATGACGATACGAGCCCTGGTGCTCGGCTCGGTGCTGGGCATCGTGTTCGCCGCCTCGTCCGTATACCTGGCCGTCAAGGTGGGCCTCACGGTCTCCGCGTCCATTCCCGTCGCGGTGCTCTCCATCGCCATCTTCCGGGCCCTGGGCAACTCCAGCATCCTGGAGAACACCATCGTCCAGACGACGGGCTCGGCCGGTGAGTCGATCTCCTTCGGTGTGGCCGCCGCGCTCCCCGCCCTGCTGCTGCTGGGCTACGACATCAGCCTCACCCACGCATTCCTCACGGCGGCGCTGGGCGGCGTGCTCGGCGTGCTGATGATGATTCCGCTGCGCCAGGGCCTCATCGTCCAGGAGCACGGCAAGCTGCCCTACCCGGAGGGCACCGCCAGCGCGGACGTGCTCATCGTCGGCGAGCAGGGCGGCACCAACGCCCGCACCGTCATCACCGGCTTCGTGGTGGGCGGCGTCTACAAGCTCGCCTACTCCGGCATGAAGTTGTTCCGCGAGGTGCTGAGCACGCCGCTGCAGGGGCTCAAGAGCGCCACCCTCTCCACCGAGGTGAGCCCGGAGCTCCTGGGCGTGGGCTACATCATCGGCCCCCGCGTGGCGGCCATCACCTTCGCCGGTGGTGTGCTGAGCTACCTCATCCTCATCCCGGCCATCTCGTTCTTCGGCAGCGGGCTGGAGACGCCGCTGCTGATGCACAACGGCCAGCTCATCCGGGACATGTCGCCGGACCAGATTCGCAATGCGTACGTGCTCTACATCGGCGCGGGCGCCGTGGCGACGGGCGGTCTCATCAGCCTCATCCGCTCGCTGCCCACCATCATCGGGGCCTTCAAGCGCAGCCTGGAGTCGCTGAAGGCGTCGCGGGGCCAGGGCGCCATGCCACAGTTGCTGCGCACGGAGCAGGACCTGCCCATCACCGTGGTGCTGGGTGGCAGCGCGCTGCTGGTGCTGGCCATCTGGCTTGCGCCGCCGCTGGAGGTGAACTTCATCTCCGCCATCCTCATCGTCATCTTCGGCTTCTTCTTCGTCACGGTGAGCGCGCGCATCACCGGTGAGATTGGCAGCTCGTCCAACCCCATCTCCGGCATGGTGGTGGCCACGCTGCTCATCACCTGCCTCGTGTACCTGCTCATGGGCTGGACGTCGTCCGAGGACCGCTTCATGGCCCTCACCACGGCGGCCATCGTCGGCATCGCCGCGTCCAACGGTGGCACCACCGCGCAGGACCTCAAGACGGCCTTCCTGGTGGGCGGCACGCCCCGGCGCCAGCAGATGGCGCTGTTCGTCGGTGTGCTCACCAGCGCGATGTTCATCGGCCTGGTGCTGGTGACGCTCAACCGCGGCGCCACCGTCACCATCCCCGAGCCCCACCCGGGCGTGAAGGTGACGGAGTTCTCCAACGAGACGCGCGTCCAGCACACCTTCCCCTGGGCCGTCTCCGCCGACACGATGGCGGCCCGCGGCCTGGACGAGGCGGCGCTGCGCAAGGCCGTCTGGGCGAAGGGCTACGAGCTGAACACGCAGAGCGGCGCGATGGAGCTGCGCAGCTGGCGCGACGTGTCCTCGCAGGACGTGGGCGCGGTGACGCTCAACGTTCCCAGCGGCGCCCCCATCAAGGTGGCGGACCTGGGCGCCGTCACGGACGGACCGGAGCGCACGTACAAGGAAGGTTACGTGCGCGGCGCGGAAACGCCGGTGCCCGCGGGCAAGTACCTGCTCGATGAGTCCGACACCATCCAGTACGTGGTGGACCCGGGCATCGGCGGCCGCATCAGCGTCTACGAAGGCCAGCAACTGACGCGCTACGCGGCGCCCAAGGCGCAGCTGTTCTCGCTCATCATCGACGGCATCCTCACCCAGAAGCTGCCGTGGGATTTGGTGCTCCTGGGCGTCTTCATCGCGCTGATGCTGGAGCTGTGCGGCGTGTCCTCCCTGCCCTTCGCGGTGGGCGTGTACCTGCCCATCAGCAGCAGCGCGCCGCTCTTCGTGGGCGGCATGGTGCGCTACTTCGTGGACCGCATCCGCGGCGGCGAGTCCGACTTCTCGCCGGGCACCCTGCTCTCCTCCGGCTTCATCGCCGGTGGCTCCATCGCGGGCGTGCTCATCGCCTTCCTGGAAATCGTCACCGACGGAGCAGGCACCCGCGCGCTGAACCTGCCGGCCCTGCTGGGCAACCAGGGCGGCCTGGGCAGCTTCCTCAACATGGTAGGCGAGAGCGAGCACGCCCACCCGCTGTGGTCCAACCTCTGGGGCCTGCTCTTCTTCGCCGGCCTGACGCTGTTCCTGCTGCGCTCCGCCCTCAAGGGCCCGAGCGCCGCCGTGTCCCCGCCGCAGAAGGAGGCGTAG
- a CDS encoding RNA polymerase factor sigma-32 translates to MQASTEQSSNSGSLAMYLSEINHYSLLKVEEEQELARRFLKGDLAAGHRMVTANLRFVVKVAYEYRSYGIKMSDLIQEGNIGLMKAVQKFDPDKGIRLISYAVWWIRAYIQNYILKSWSLVKLGTTQAQRKLFFSLARTRRELEKFGSGDAAVNVDDIARRLHVKPGEVREMEQRMGGRDLSLDAPMGEDGGNSHVDFVVSAAAPQDDEFADKEEAGLINARVRTALMRLDPRERFIIEQRVMNERPMTLKELGEHFGFSRERARQLEIRAKDKLKSELAALMAEVDPEAVAAQQ, encoded by the coding sequence ATGCAGGCATCCACCGAGCAGTCGTCCAACTCCGGCTCCCTGGCGATGTACCTCTCGGAGATCAACCACTACTCCCTCCTCAAGGTGGAGGAGGAGCAGGAGCTCGCTCGCCGCTTCCTCAAGGGCGACCTGGCGGCCGGGCACCGGATGGTGACGGCCAACCTGCGCTTCGTGGTGAAGGTCGCCTATGAGTACCGCTCCTACGGCATCAAGATGTCCGACCTCATCCAGGAGGGGAACATCGGCCTGATGAAGGCCGTGCAGAAGTTCGATCCGGACAAGGGCATCCGCCTCATCTCCTACGCGGTGTGGTGGATTCGCGCGTACATCCAGAACTACATCCTCAAGAGCTGGTCGCTCGTGAAGCTGGGGACCACCCAGGCGCAGCGGAAGCTGTTCTTCAGTCTGGCCCGCACGCGCCGCGAACTGGAGAAGTTCGGCAGCGGTGACGCGGCGGTGAACGTGGATGACATCGCCCGCAGGCTCCACGTGAAGCCGGGCGAGGTGCGGGAGATGGAGCAGCGCATGGGTGGCCGTGACCTGTCGCTGGACGCGCCCATGGGCGAGGACGGCGGCAACAGCCACGTGGACTTCGTGGTGAGCGCCGCGGCCCCGCAGGACGACGAGTTCGCGGACAAGGAGGAGGCGGGCCTCATCAACGCCCGCGTCCGTACCGCGCTGATGCGCCTGGACCCGCGTGAGCGCTTCATCATCGAGCAACGCGTCATGAACGAGCGCCCCATGACGCTCAAGGAGCTGGGTGAGCACTTCGGCTTCTCGCGCGAGCGCGCCCGCCAGCTGGAGATTCGCGCCAAGGACAAGCTCAAATCGGAGCTGGCCGCGCTCATGGCCGAGGTGGACCCGGAGGCCGTCGCCGCCCAGCAGTGA
- a CDS encoding transglutaminase TgpA family protein encodes MRKGTRLRLVLRDLGSGFAFASMAVSGQLPIWSLVLYGVALVVALAGRRPFANRVTLTALLLLAVALTLGTNVLAGSLNLVVAACAFAGLISAQRLLSTPDAATDGQVHLSGLLMVAGGAALSGELVYGLFLIAFGVLASIALALGVVESAVPEGEPVPVRAVMGPLATGVGFAVLGAVAFFILFPRLNWNMIGPSASPGLGVATAGFSNTVRLGGAGTIKGNPRIVLRATLSPDPEKEALDAYWVGRTYDVFDGMEWSNARATSDGSESMTTLRPGRENLIHQRVELMPAYGARTLVALETPSRLGNAVANTQVGSRRTQIHELGGGEVRFRDSGISYSYEAYSLPPGASGDDIQDLPPEEQDALLSLPEGLDVRVGQTAARVLNGERDPLAAARKLSAWLQREYSYTLELSGDVPDPVADFLFQRKQGHCEHFATALTLMLRTQGMRARLATGFFGGERVTGGYVVRAGDAHAWTHVLVPGRGFITVDATPPAHRASQSPRLLEQLINFYEVVESQWRDVVLDYNFRDQLTVVRSLTRSHEVPKKDEPPSRAPPPRAFGAALLAAAAAYTAWRLLTQFLSRERPLEATRFADAVEAQLASARITRVDGETLEALDARLARERHPLSPALAPVARRYLEARFGGRPLQQGEAARLLTDLRRAVLTESQRVASEGTRPPQARAS; translated from the coding sequence ATGAGGAAGGGCACGCGGCTGAGGCTGGTGCTGCGAGACCTGGGCTCCGGGTTCGCCTTCGCTTCCATGGCGGTGTCGGGCCAGCTCCCCATCTGGTCGCTGGTCCTCTACGGCGTGGCCCTGGTGGTCGCGCTTGCGGGGCGGCGGCCCTTCGCCAACCGGGTGACGCTCACCGCGCTGCTGCTGCTGGCCGTGGCGCTGACACTGGGCACGAACGTGCTCGCGGGCTCGCTCAACCTGGTGGTGGCGGCCTGTGCCTTCGCGGGCCTCATCTCCGCGCAGCGGCTGCTGTCCACGCCGGACGCGGCCACCGACGGCCAGGTCCACCTGTCCGGCCTGTTGATGGTGGCGGGCGGCGCGGCGCTCTCTGGCGAGCTCGTCTACGGCCTCTTCCTGATTGCCTTCGGCGTGCTGGCCAGCATCGCCCTGGCGCTGGGCGTGGTGGAGTCCGCGGTCCCCGAAGGCGAGCCGGTGCCGGTGCGCGCGGTGATGGGCCCGCTGGCCACGGGCGTGGGCTTCGCCGTGCTGGGCGCGGTGGCCTTCTTCATCCTCTTCCCTCGCCTCAACTGGAACATGATTGGCCCCAGCGCCTCGCCCGGCCTGGGCGTGGCCACCGCGGGCTTCTCCAACACCGTGCGCCTGGGCGGCGCGGGCACCATCAAGGGCAACCCCCGCATCGTGCTGCGCGCCACCCTGTCCCCGGACCCGGAGAAGGAAGCGCTCGACGCGTACTGGGTGGGCCGCACCTATGACGTCTTCGACGGCATGGAGTGGTCCAACGCGCGCGCCACCAGCGACGGCTCCGAGTCCATGACGACGCTGCGGCCGGGCCGGGAGAACCTGATCCATCAGCGCGTGGAGCTGATGCCCGCGTACGGCGCGCGCACGCTGGTGGCGCTGGAGACGCCCTCGCGGCTGGGCAACGCCGTGGCCAATACGCAGGTGGGCTCCCGGCGCACGCAAATCCACGAACTGGGCGGCGGCGAGGTGCGCTTCCGCGACTCCGGCATCTCGTATTCCTATGAGGCCTACAGCCTCCCGCCCGGCGCCAGCGGCGACGACATCCAGGACCTGCCCCCGGAGGAGCAGGATGCGCTGCTGTCGCTGCCGGAGGGACTGGACGTCCGCGTTGGCCAGACCGCCGCGCGGGTGCTGAATGGCGAACGCGACCCGCTGGCCGCCGCGCGGAAGCTGTCCGCGTGGCTGCAACGCGAATACAGCTACACGCTGGAGTTGAGCGGCGACGTGCCGGACCCGGTCGCCGACTTCCTCTTCCAGCGCAAGCAGGGCCACTGCGAGCACTTCGCCACCGCGCTCACGTTGATGCTGCGCACCCAGGGCATGCGGGCGAGGCTGGCCACCGGCTTCTTCGGCGGCGAGCGCGTGACGGGCGGCTACGTGGTCCGCGCGGGTGATGCGCATGCCTGGACGCACGTGCTGGTGCCGGGGCGCGGCTTCATCACCGTGGACGCGACGCCGCCGGCCCACCGCGCGAGCCAGTCCCCTCGCCTGCTGGAGCAGCTCATCAACTTCTATGAAGTCGTGGAGTCGCAGTGGCGTGACGTCGTCCTGGACTACAACTTCCGCGATCAGCTGACGGTCGTCCGCTCGCTCACTCGCTCGCACGAGGTCCCGAAGAAGGACGAGCCGCCCAGCCGCGCGCCGCCCCCCCGGGCCTTTGGTGCCGCGCTGCTCGCCGCCGCCGCGGCCTATACCGCCTGGCGGTTGCTGACGCAGTTCCTGTCGCGTGAGCGGCCGTTGGAGGCCACGCGCTTCGCGGACGCGGTGGAGGCGCAGCTCGCCTCCGCGCGAATCACACGTGTCGACGGGGAGACACTGGAAGCACTGGACGCTCGGCTTGCCCGGGAGCGGCACCCGCTGTCCCCCGCCCTGGCGCCCGTCGCCCGACGCTACCTGGAAGCCCGCTTCGGCGGTCGTCCGCTCCAGCAGGGAGAGGCTGCGCGGCTGTTGACGGACTTGAGACGCGCTGTTCTCACGGAGTCCCAGCGCGTCGCCAGCGAGGGCACTCGCCCGCCCCAAGCGCGCGCTTCCTGA
- a CDS encoding DUF58 domain-containing protein, with the protein MKPRLPSWWARARSRLRPPRTLKVTRIGRTYLVVTFGVGLGALNTGNNLLYLLLGLLLSMVVVSGVLSERCLRYLSVRRVGADAAFAQEPFTFRWAISRGQGHAFALTLSEADSPLTGAGGVGYLPTGVDHVVRADLSAPQRGPVRLTGVRVTTTWPLGLFAKTRTFPLESTLLIYPRRTYACQDPGAPEQGPVGDAGNPRRNDGNGDLSGLRELAPGEDARRIHWLKSASAGKLLRVEREREERRTFVLKVADGLDAEALERRCEEVAALARRLIEEGHEVGLDTPEERIRPAAGMAQERRLLRALAWLGHERPRGDEEAA; encoded by the coding sequence GTGAAGCCCCGGCTGCCGTCATGGTGGGCCCGGGCTCGCTCGCGGCTCCGCCCGCCGCGCACCCTCAAGGTGACGCGCATCGGACGCACCTATCTGGTGGTGACGTTCGGCGTGGGCCTGGGCGCCCTCAACACCGGCAACAACCTCCTCTACCTGCTGCTGGGCCTGCTGCTGAGCATGGTGGTGGTGTCGGGCGTCCTGTCCGAGCGCTGCCTGCGCTACCTGTCGGTGCGGCGCGTGGGCGCGGACGCGGCCTTCGCCCAGGAGCCCTTCACCTTCCGGTGGGCCATCTCCCGCGGACAGGGCCACGCCTTCGCCCTCACGCTGTCGGAGGCGGACTCGCCGCTCACCGGTGCGGGCGGCGTGGGTTACCTGCCCACGGGTGTGGACCACGTCGTGCGAGCGGACCTCTCCGCGCCTCAGCGAGGTCCCGTGCGGCTCACAGGCGTGCGCGTCACCACCACCTGGCCGCTGGGGCTGTTCGCCAAGACACGCACCTTTCCGCTGGAGAGCACGCTGCTCATCTACCCGCGGCGGACCTACGCCTGTCAGGACCCGGGCGCGCCGGAGCAAGGCCCCGTGGGCGACGCGGGCAATCCCCGCCGCAATGACGGCAACGGGGACCTGAGCGGCCTGCGGGAGCTTGCGCCGGGTGAGGACGCGCGGCGCATCCACTGGCTCAAGAGCGCCTCCGCCGGGAAGTTGCTGCGGGTGGAGCGAGAACGCGAGGAGCGGCGCACCTTCGTGCTGAAGGTGGCGGACGGGCTCGACGCGGAGGCGCTCGAGCGCCGCTGCGAGGAAGTGGCAGCGCTTGCCCGCCGGCTCATCGAGGAAGGTCACGAGGTGGGCCTGGACACGCCGGAGGAGCGCATCCGGCCCGCCGCGGGCATGGCCCAGGAGCGGCGCCTGCTGCGGGCGCTGGCGTGGCTGGGGCACGAGCGCCCTCGCGGTGACGAGGAGGCGGCATGA